In the Dehalogenimonas sp. THU2 genome, ATAATACACATTTCGGGTTGAAATCACGCCCAGGGCGTTTTGAATATCAGTCAACAGCTCGTCATCATACCGCCCGGACACGATATCCAATACATCCCGCCTGGTCAGTGACGCGACCTCTTTGTCGCTTAGGGTATCGACCGGCATCTCACCGGATATAAACAGCACGTTCCCGTTGTGGGATTGATTGATGGCGATTGATTGGGCCAGTGTTGATTTACCCAGCCCAGAGTCTGCGCCCATGATTATCAGCTGACCGCCAAAGAAACCACCGCCGAGTTGATGGTCAAGGTCATAAAATCCGGTCGGTATTGACGGGTCCATCTCACCACGGGACAACTTCTCGTATCGGTCGTAAAGCTGTTCAGCACGTTCCTGCGGGCCAATGATTTCCTGACTTCCACCCTGCCGACGTAATTGAACAACCAGCTGATCCGCTGCGGCCAGACTGGCGTCAAGGTCAGGGTCGGCGGTATAGCCGATTTTCTGGATCTGATTGCCGACCGTTATCAACCGGCGATTGACTGACAGCCGGTGAACGATGGTGGCGTAGTGATATGCGTCCAATGAGGTCGGAACGGCATTGATGGTGTGGGATAAATACGGTCCGAGTTTATTGTCGGTGCGTTCAAGTTCTTGGTTGACGGTCACCTGGTTGATGCCAACACCGCGCTCCCTGAGAGAGAGCATCGCCGTGTATGCACACCGAGCGGAATCGGTGTAGAAATCCTCCGGCAGCAGAATGTCGGCGAATTCTTTCAGCACGGCAGAATCAATCAGGACGGAACCTATGACTGAATCCTCGGCGTTGGTATTGTGCGGGGGTAGCTTATC is a window encoding:
- a CDS encoding DnaB-like helicase N-terminal domain-containing protein encodes the protein MPFDTSMPLDKLPPHNTNAEDSVIGSVLIDSAVLKEFADILLPEDFYTDSARCAYTAMLSLRERGVGINQVTVNQELERTDNKLGPYLSHTINAVPTSLDAYHYATIVHRLSVNRRLITVGNQIQKIGYTADPDLDASLAAADQLVVQLRRQGGSQEIIGPQERAEQLYDRYEKLSRGEMDPSIPTGFYDLDHQLGGGFFGGQLIIMGADSGLGKSTLAQSIAINQSHNGNVLFISGEMPVDTLSDKEVASLTRRDVLDIVSGRYDDELLTDIQNALGVISTRNVYY